A region from the Vicia villosa cultivar HV-30 ecotype Madison, WI linkage group LG3, Vvil1.0, whole genome shotgun sequence genome encodes:
- the LOC131661730 gene encoding serine carboxypeptidase 1-like: MKKVFLYACLLLNLSFLVIFPYSKATQADKLDELILSRSSHNPPKTFTWEAEDALQTQSSSSAYDVPPQEGKRLADKIVTLPGQPYGVNFDQYSGYVTVDHEAGRELFYYFVESPYKSSTKPLILWLNGGPGCSSLGYGAFEELGPFRINSDGKTLYRNPYAWNEVANILFLESPAGVGFSYSNTTSDYDNSGDKTTAKDAYVFLINWLERFPQYKTRDFYITGESYAGHYVPQLASTILQNNKLYNQIIINLKGISIGNAWIDDATSLKGIFDYLWTHALISDQTHELIDKYCDFTSNGSAICTNAAIRASNETGNIDFYNIYAPQCHNSSLKNGSTGYVSNKFDPCSDHYGIAYFNRPEVQKALHAKPTNWSHCSRVIRTWKDSPVTILPTIKYLIDSGIKLWIYSGDTDSVVPVTSSRYSINSLKLPINSAWRPWYSGKEIGGYVVGYKGLTFVTVRGAGHLVPSWQPERALTLISSFVYGILPPVSPSN; the protein is encoded by the exons ATGAAGAAGGTTTTTCTTTATGCTTGTTTACTACTCAACTTGagttttttggttatttttccatATAGCAAAGCTACTCAAGCTGATAAACTTGATGAGTTGATTCTCTCCAGAAGCTCACATAATCCTCCTAAGACTTTCACTTGGGAAGCTGAAGATGCATTGCAAACACAGTCTTCTTCTTCTGCTTATGATGTGCCTCCTCAAGAGGGGAAAAGACTAGCTGATAAGATTGTCACATTGCCTGGTCAACCCTATGGAGTGAACTTTGATCAATACTCAGGCTATGTCACAGTTGATCATGAGGCTGGAAGAGAACTTTTCTACTATTTTGTGGAGTCTCCATATAAATCTTCAACTAAACCTTTAATATTGTGGCTCAATGGAG GACCTGGTTGTTCCTCACTTGGTTATGGAGCCTTTGAGGAGCTTGGACCCTTCAGAATCAACTCTGATGGCAAAACTCTATACCGTAACCCTTATGCTTGGAATGAAG TTGCAAATATACTTTTCTTGGAATCTCCGGCCGGAGTAGGTTTTTCCTACTCAAACACTACTTCTGACTATGACAATTCAGGAGATAAGACAACTGCAAAGGATGCTTATGTCTTCCTTATCAACTGGCTGGAGAGGTTTCCACAGTACAAAACCCGAGATTTTTACATAACTGGAGAGAGTTATGCTGGTCATTATGTTCCTCAACTTGCATCTACTattcttcaaaacaataaactctaTAATCAAATCATTATTAACCTCAAAGGCATTTCT ATTGGGAATGCTTGGATTGATGATGCTACAAGTTTAAAAGGGATATTTGATTACCTTTGGACTCATGCTTTGATTTCAGATCAAACTCATGAGTTGATTGACAAGTACTGTGACTTCACTTCTAATGGTTCAGCAATATGTACCAATGCAGCAATAAGAGCTTCCAATGAGACCGGAAACATAGATTTCTATAACATCTATGCTCCACAATGTCACAATTCTTCTCTCAAAAATGGCTCAACTGGTTATGTAAGTAATAAATTTGACCCTTGTTCTGATCACTATGGTATTGCCTATTTCAATAGGCCAGAGGTCCAAAAGGCTCTTCATGCAAAACCTACAAATTGGAGCCATTGCAG TCGTGTTATTCGGACCTGGAAAGACAGTCCAGTTACAATCCTTCCCACCATCAAGTACCTCATCGACAGTGGCATTAAATTATGGATATACAG TGGTGATACTGATTCAGTGGTTCCAGTTACATCTTCAAGATATTCAATCAACTCTCTCAAGCTTCCTATCAACTCCGCTTGGCGTCCATGGTATTCTGGAAAAGAG ATTGGAGGATATGTGGTGGGATACAAAGGATTGACATTTGTTACAGTAAGAGGAGCTGGACATCTTGTTCCAAGCTGGCAACCTGAGCGAGCTTTGACTTTGATCTCATCGTTCGTCTATGGAATCCTGCCTCCTGTTTCACCATCAAATTAA